Proteins from one Ornithobacterium rhinotracheale genomic window:
- a CDS encoding YcbK family protein — protein sequence MRLSKDFDLKEFESHDGSTTPEFVLKNLQALAKNLQVLRDFLGKPVMVNSGYRSVAHNRRIGGKVNSQHLQGKAADIRVEGITPEKLASTIEKLIYNGKMKQGGLGIYPTFVHYDIRGTKARWKG from the coding sequence ATGAGATTAAGCAAAGATTTTGATTTAAAAGAATTTGAGAGCCACGACGGAAGCACGACACCCGAGTTTGTGCTCAAAAACTTGCAGGCGCTAGCCAAGAATTTACAAGTTTTACGCGACTTTCTCGGCAAACCTGTAATGGTAAACTCTGGTTACCGAAGCGTGGCGCACAACCGCCGAATTGGCGGCAAAGTAAATAGCCAACATTTGCAAGGAAAGGCAGCCGATATTCGTGTGGAGGGCATAACGCCTGAAAAACTTGCCTCAACCATTGAAAAGCTAATTTACAACGGCAAAATGAAACAGGGCGGTTTAGGCATTTATCCCACATTTGTGCATTATGATATTCGTGGAACCAAGGCAAGATGGAAAGGATGA
- a CDS encoding DNA adenine methylase, with protein sequence MKRKQFKSAPLPFQGQKRNFVKHFKAALKDYPSDATYVDLFGGSGLLSHTVKCVHPEAKVIYNDFDNFQKRLKAIPETNKILEELRALNLKTPRGKIIRGEEKEKVLEVLKRADKRGFVDWITLSGSLKFSMNYGTELKHFTHDSLYNTIRKTNFDEAFDYLAGIEVVSEDYRHLFQKYKDLDNVVFLADPPYLSTDTATYASNKYWKLTDYLEVLETLQGSSFFYFTSNKSQVVELCQWIGTRTSENLNPFKYATCTAMTNCPTHKTSYQDIMYHYKKQEDE encoded by the coding sequence ATGAAAAGAAAACAATTTAAATCAGCACCCTTGCCATTTCAAGGGCAAAAGCGGAATTTTGTAAAACATTTTAAAGCGGCTTTAAAAGACTACCCGAGCGATGCCACTTATGTGGATTTGTTCGGAGGTTCGGGACTTTTAAGCCACACCGTGAAGTGCGTACACCCAGAGGCTAAGGTAATTTATAACGACTTTGATAACTTTCAAAAGCGTTTAAAAGCCATTCCAGAAACTAATAAGATTTTAGAGGAACTCCGAGCTTTAAATCTTAAAACACCACGCGGAAAAATCATCAGAGGCGAAGAAAAAGAGAAAGTACTAGAAGTGCTGAAAAGAGCCGATAAGCGCGGTTTTGTGGATTGGATAACCCTTTCGGGGAGTTTAAAATTTTCAATGAATTATGGTACCGAATTAAAGCATTTTACACACGATAGCCTTTACAATACCATTCGAAAAACCAATTTTGACGAGGCGTTCGATTACCTCGCAGGCATTGAAGTAGTAAGCGAGGATTACCGCCATTTATTCCAGAAGTATAAAGATTTGGATAATGTGGTATTTCTTGCCGATCCACCTTATTTAAGCACCGATACCGCCACTTATGCCAGCAACAAATATTGGAAGCTCACAGATTATTTGGAAGTGTTGGAAACGCTACAAGGTTCGAGTTTCTTTTATTTTACCAGCAATAAAAGCCAAGTCGTGGAGCTCTGCCAGTGGATTGGTACGCGTACGAGTGAAAATCTAAACCCATTTAAATATGCCACTTGTACGGCTATGACCAATTGCCCTACGCATAAAACTTCTTACCAAGATATAATGTATCACTATAAAAAACAGGAAGATGAATAA
- a CDS encoding thymidylate synthase translates to MNKYHKTLEKILRKGKTQRNKKGEIRYLLDEQLKLKPADLLEIFEGHGIARMKLKNELELFQKGERLTERYREKGINWWDYCGPILVNSYPTYFERLPRLIEQINREKRSSKNYVLFLGETGVESNQQLCLSLVQFQIDKGKLVVSAYQRSSDANLGLPADIYHLYLISRQIDLPLKSITLNIGNVHIYENNLEKTKSLLKGDKVKFELNV, encoded by the coding sequence ATGAATAAATACCACAAAACACTAGAAAAAATCCTCAGAAAAGGAAAAACGCAACGAAATAAAAAAGGCGAAATTCGCTATCTTTTGGATGAGCAATTGAAACTCAAACCTGCCGATTTGCTTGAAATTTTTGAGGGGCATGGCATCGCCCGAATGAAGCTCAAGAATGAATTAGAACTCTTTCAAAAGGGAGAACGATTAACAGAGCGCTACCGAGAAAAAGGCATTAACTGGTGGGATTATTGCGGACCGATACTGGTAAACTCTTACCCCACTTATTTTGAGCGTTTACCACGCTTAATTGAGCAAATTAATAGAGAAAAACGGAGCAGTAAAAATTATGTGCTATTTCTAGGCGAAACAGGCGTAGAAAGCAATCAGCAACTTTGCCTTTCGTTGGTGCAATTCCAGATAGATAAAGGCAAGTTAGTGGTCTCGGCTTACCAGCGTTCCAGCGATGCGAATTTAGGACTGCCAGCTGATATTTACCACTTGTATTTGATTAGCCGGCAAATTGATTTACCGTTGAAGTCAATCACGCTCAATATTGGAAATGTCCACATTTACGAGAATAATTTGGAGAAAACCAAGAGCCTACTAAAAGGTGATAAAGTGAAATTTGAGCTAAATGTGTAA
- a CDS encoding thiamine diphosphokinase, with amino-acid sequence MKKALLLINGAPPKEPINVGKYDAIYCTDGAYEKALKIGLKPDVVVGDFDSILNIDIPDVEVLHRPDQDFTDFDKCLQELEIKGFTSIDVFGATGLEHDHFLGNLTTASHFKDKMRISFHDDYSVFFFSPKVLKLNAVKNRMISLYPFPRAESVESKGLFYPLGGMDLDILGRVGTRNHAKDDEVEISFKKGEMIIFVSKYLKK; translated from the coding sequence ATGAAGAAAGCCCTTTTGCTCATCAATGGAGCGCCGCCCAAAGAACCGATTAATGTAGGAAAATACGATGCCATCTATTGCACCGATGGAGCCTATGAAAAAGCCTTAAAAATCGGTTTGAAACCCGATGTCGTCGTTGGTGATTTTGATTCTATTTTAAATATTGATATTCCCGATGTGGAAGTCTTGCATCGCCCCGATCAAGATTTTACCGATTTTGATAAATGCCTGCAAGAATTGGAAATTAAGGGATTTACAAGCATCGATGTCTTTGGTGCTACGGGGCTGGAGCACGACCATTTTTTAGGAAATTTGACCACGGCGAGCCATTTCAAAGATAAAATGCGCATCAGTTTTCATGATGATTATTCCGTATTCTTTTTTTCGCCCAAAGTTTTAAAGTTAAATGCCGTGAAAAATAGAATGATCTCATTATATCCCTTTCCGCGTGCCGAATCGGTGGAATCCAAAGGCTTATTTTACCCGCTAGGCGGAATGGATTTGGATATTTTGGGCAGAGTAGGAACACGAAATCACGCCAAAGATGATGAGGTGGAAATTAGTTTTAAAAAAGGCGAAATGATAATTTTTGTGTCAAAATATCTAAAAAAGTGA
- a CDS encoding beta-N-acetylglucosaminidase — translation MKFKLFNLLILVFSLSIAQQIQPTPQKENFSGKTIATPKRFSVKGDKGAPESVQYFLKSGEIPNGRNGFRIVLNKKSNSKDLPNKAEAYALKIEKNKATISARDWRGIYYGLQTFKQLAKNQNLPLGEIIDYPNVAFRGVVEGFYGNPWSFEDRMRQLTFYGENKMNTYIYGPKDDTYHSSPNWRKPYPPEEAQKIKDLVEQAHQNEVDFYWAIHPGKDIKWNAEDRDNLIKKFEAMHALGVRAFAVFFDDISGEGTKADKQAELLNYIDDHFIKTKKDVRPLIMCPTEYNKSWSNIKGGYLPTLGKNLNKDIHIMWTGDRVIGDVTQSSLEWINKNIERKAFFWWNFPVSDYVRDHLLLGPAYGLDTRVESMLSGMVTNPMERAEASKVAIYSVADYAWNVPKYDSIKAWERGIKNVFPTDFEAYKFFAENNADLGKNGHGYRRDESWNYKKLAQKIIKEIEQNNLSPETYQEAKAFFDKMILSAGTLMASQDNPYLIDEIKPWLSQFSLQGQMGLNVLAMQQALQADDAQAFLRNYYSAQTDKTAMFYIDHAENQNPYQPGVKTGSLVIQPMLDNAMVSLAKKYNQKYNANLAVQVNYNPHQPDTNIEQLKNQPLVLNNRTLNYSPSLEVVKIKPQGYIGVKLHEPLKVEQIVLNFGIKNFDWGQVQYSENGLEWTPIEGQWKETIWYSRLNKKAKFVRFVNTSNQEQEMYFKRFELVVK, via the coding sequence ATGAAATTTAAGCTCTTTAATTTATTAATTTTAGTTTTTAGTTTAAGCATTGCGCAGCAGATTCAGCCCACGCCGCAAAAAGAAAATTTCAGCGGAAAAACAATTGCTACGCCCAAAAGATTTTCGGTAAAAGGCGATAAAGGTGCGCCAGAAAGTGTTCAGTATTTTTTGAAATCAGGCGAAATTCCCAATGGGCGAAATGGATTTAGAATTGTATTAAACAAAAAATCAAATTCAAAGGATTTACCCAACAAAGCCGAAGCATACGCTTTAAAAATCGAAAAAAACAAGGCTACCATTTCTGCGCGAGACTGGCGCGGGATTTATTATGGATTGCAGACATTCAAGCAATTAGCCAAAAATCAGAATTTGCCTTTGGGTGAAATTATAGATTATCCCAATGTGGCATTTCGTGGTGTGGTAGAAGGATTTTACGGAAACCCCTGGAGTTTTGAAGACAGAATGCGACAGCTTACTTTTTATGGCGAAAACAAAATGAATACCTATATATATGGTCCCAAAGATGACACCTACCACAGTTCGCCAAACTGGAGAAAGCCATATCCGCCCGAAGAAGCGCAGAAAATCAAAGATTTAGTAGAGCAGGCACATCAAAACGAAGTGGATTTTTATTGGGCAATTCACCCAGGGAAAGACATCAAATGGAATGCGGAAGATAGGGATAATTTGATCAAGAAATTTGAAGCCATGCATGCACTCGGTGTGCGTGCATTTGCCGTTTTCTTCGATGATATTTCGGGGGAAGGAACCAAAGCCGACAAGCAAGCGGAGCTATTGAATTATATAGATGATCATTTCATTAAAACCAAAAAAGATGTGCGCCCGCTGATTATGTGCCCTACCGAGTACAACAAAAGTTGGTCTAATATAAAAGGTGGATATTTACCAACTTTGGGTAAAAACCTGAACAAAGATATCCATATTATGTGGACAGGCGATCGTGTGATTGGCGATGTAACACAAAGTTCGCTCGAGTGGATTAACAAAAACATCGAAAGAAAAGCATTTTTCTGGTGGAATTTTCCTGTTTCAGATTATGTACGCGATCACTTATTGCTCGGTCCAGCTTATGGGCTAGATACCCGAGTGGAAAGCATGCTTTCTGGCATGGTAACCAATCCTATGGAGCGTGCCGAAGCATCCAAAGTGGCGATTTATAGCGTAGCAGATTACGCATGGAATGTGCCAAAATATGATTCCATAAAAGCGTGGGAGCGAGGGATAAAAAATGTATTTCCGACCGATTTTGAAGCCTACAAATTCTTTGCAGAAAACAACGCAGATTTAGGCAAAAACGGACACGGCTACCGCCGAGATGAGTCTTGGAATTACAAAAAATTGGCTCAAAAAATCATTAAAGAAATTGAGCAAAATAATTTAAGCCCAGAAACTTACCAAGAGGCAAAAGCCTTTTTTGATAAAATGATTCTTTCTGCAGGAACGCTTATGGCAAGTCAAGATAATCCGTATTTGATAGATGAAATCAAGCCATGGCTATCTCAATTCAGTTTGCAGGGGCAAATGGGATTAAACGTTTTAGCCATGCAACAAGCTTTGCAAGCTGATGACGCTCAGGCATTTTTGAGAAATTATTATAGTGCACAGACCGATAAAACGGCGATGTTCTACATTGATCATGCCGAAAACCAAAATCCATATCAGCCAGGCGTGAAAACAGGAAGTTTGGTCATTCAGCCGATGTTAGACAATGCAATGGTAAGTTTAGCTAAAAAGTATAATCAAAAATACAATGCCAATTTAGCCGTGCAAGTGAATTACAATCCGCACCAGCCAGACACCAATATTGAGCAGCTGAAAAATCAACCATTGGTATTAAACAATCGAACGCTGAATTATTCGCCATCGCTCGAGGTCGTGAAAATCAAGCCACAAGGCTACATCGGGGTGAAATTGCACGAGCCGCTAAAAGTGGAGCAAATTGTGCTTAATTTTGGTATTAAAAACTTTGATTGGGGGCAAGTTCAATATTCAGAAAACGGACTGGAGTGGACACCAATTGAAGGGCAATGGAAAGAAACAATTTGGTACTCAAGATTGAATAAAAAAGCTAAATTTGTACGATTCGTCAATACTTCGAACCAAGAACAAGAAATGTATTTCAAGCGATTTGAACTCGTAGTAAAATAA
- the yihA gene encoding ribosome biogenesis GTP-binding protein YihA/YsxC: MKITSAKFVESNSDWRKCPAPDKPEYAFIGRSNVGKSSLINMLADNKKLAKTSGTPGKTQLVNHFLINGEWYLVDLPGYGYAQVSKKARKKFSELITGYILNRKNLINLYVLVDARHDPMKIDLEFMEFLGKKGIPFSIVLTKIDKLSSSALAKNLMKYQKKMLNTWQTLPPFYKTSATSKVGKEELLNNIDLFNQQLNKIDFAQIVNNEKPSENEI; this comes from the coding sequence ATGAAAATCACATCGGCTAAATTTGTAGAAAGTAATTCAGACTGGCGAAAATGCCCTGCACCCGACAAACCCGAATATGCCTTTATCGGTCGTTCCAATGTGGGGAAATCCTCGCTCATAAACATGCTGGCAGACAATAAGAAATTGGCCAAAACTTCGGGCACGCCAGGAAAAACACAGTTAGTTAATCATTTTTTAATCAATGGAGAATGGTATTTGGTGGATTTGCCAGGCTATGGATATGCCCAAGTGTCCAAAAAAGCACGTAAAAAATTCAGCGAGTTGATCACGGGATATATTCTAAACCGAAAAAACCTCATCAATTTGTATGTTTTGGTAGACGCAAGACACGACCCGATGAAAATCGATTTGGAATTCATGGAATTTTTAGGCAAAAAAGGAATTCCGTTCAGCATTGTGCTTACTAAAATCGATAAATTAAGCAGTTCAGCATTGGCTAAAAATTTAATGAAATACCAGAAAAAAATGTTGAATACTTGGCAGACTTTGCCACCTTTTTATAAAACATCGGCCACTTCCAAAGTGGGAAAAGAAGAATTGTTGAATAATATAGATTTGTTTAATCAGCAATTAAATAAAATAGATTTTGCCCAAATTGTAAACAACGAAAAACCATCAGAAAATGAAATTTAA
- a CDS encoding alpha/beta fold hydrolase, which yields MLFNIKKKKKYNYIEEGEGHPLVLLHGLMGGLSNFEALTKYFVAKGYKVYMPELPIYSLPVLSTNVASIAKYVTRFVQDVVKSQVTLIGNSLGGHVGLVVSLEHPELVHSLVLTGSSGLYEKSFGETFPKRGSYEYVKKKSEEVFYDKSIATKEVVDSVYEIVNDNSKVIKTLYIARSAIKHNMKDVLHKIKMPVCLIWGKQDNVTPPDVAVQFEEGLPNAQLFWIDKCGHAPMMEHPQEFNEILDKWLSETVKD from the coding sequence ATGCTATTCAATATAAAGAAGAAAAAGAAATATAACTATATCGAGGAGGGGGAAGGCCACCCGCTCGTGCTTTTACATGGTTTAATGGGCGGACTTTCAAATTTTGAAGCACTCACAAAGTATTTTGTGGCTAAAGGTTATAAAGTTTATATGCCAGAACTACCTATTTATTCGCTTCCAGTACTTAGCACTAATGTAGCTAGTATAGCTAAATATGTTACAAGGTTTGTGCAAGATGTTGTGAAAAGCCAAGTTACGCTTATAGGTAATTCGTTAGGGGGGCATGTGGGGCTTGTGGTTTCGCTGGAGCATCCAGAGCTTGTACATTCGCTTGTTCTTACTGGAAGTAGTGGCTTGTATGAAAAATCTTTTGGAGAAACTTTCCCTAAAAGAGGGAGCTATGAATATGTGAAAAAGAAATCAGAAGAAGTATTCTACGATAAAAGTATAGCCACCAAAGAAGTGGTAGACAGTGTTTATGAAATTGTAAACGATAACTCGAAAGTAATCAAGACTTTATATATCGCTCGCAGTGCCATAAAGCATAATATGAAAGATGTTTTGCATAAGATTAAAATGCCAGTTTGCCTTATTTGGGGGAAACAAGATAATGTAACACCTCCAGATGTAGCTGTGCAATTTGAAGAAGGCCTGCCAAATGCTCAACTGTTTTGGATTGATAAATGTGGCCACGCCCCTATGATGGAGCACCCACAGGAGTTTAATGAGATTCTTGATAAATGGCTTAGCGAAACTGTAAAAGATTAA
- the mraZ gene encoding division/cell wall cluster transcriptional repressor MraZ: protein MTSLIGSYECKVDAKGRLALPMDLRKQLEDVLEKGFILKRSVFKPCLELHPIDEWNRVMEKMGKLNPFVKKNSDFIRRFTAGAKSVDLDSNGRLQIAKDLVNYAKIEKNVVLSSYIYIIEIWDKDLYEAEINNEEVDFGELAEDVMGSLGDELP, encoded by the coding sequence ATGACAAGTCTAATCGGTTCATATGAATGTAAAGTAGATGCCAAGGGGCGTCTAGCCCTTCCTATGGACTTGCGCAAGCAATTAGAAGACGTCTTAGAAAAAGGTTTCATCTTGAAACGTTCTGTGTTTAAACCATGCCTTGAGCTCCACCCCATTGATGAATGGAATCGCGTAATGGAAAAAATGGGCAAGCTCAATCCTTTTGTGAAAAAAAACAGCGACTTCATCCGCCGTTTCACAGCTGGTGCCAAATCAGTAGATTTAGACAGCAATGGCAGATTACAAATTGCTAAAGACTTGGTGAATTATGCAAAGATTGAAAAGAATGTAGTGCTATCCTCTTACATCTACATTATCGAGATTTGGGACAAAGATTTGTATGAAGCTGAAATCAACAATGAGGAGGTAGATTTTGGCGAATTAGCAGAAGATGTAATGGGCAGCCTAGGAGATGAATTACCATAA
- the rsmH gene encoding 16S rRNA (cytosine(1402)-N(4))-methyltransferase RsmH, which produces MNYHKPVLFDECIEALVQTPEGVYVDCTFGGGGHSRGILEKLNENGKLFAFDQDLDAVKNQFEDSRFQLILSNFRFIKNQLKFYGITQVDGVLADLGVSSHQFDTATRGFSTRFEGRLDMRMNQNQSKSAWEVVNQYPEKDLGIILKNYGEIKQGFKWANIIATARKNTPIDTTQDLKEVLSPVIPKHKENKLLAQLFQALRIEVNDELKALEDMLMQMEDIIKPEGRLVVISYHSLEDRLVKNYIKKGMFQGEPERDLYGNWYAPFKPLQSKVILASEEEVEENPRARSAKLRIGIRNHG; this is translated from the coding sequence ATGAATTACCATAAACCAGTACTTTTTGATGAATGCATAGAAGCACTCGTTCAAACGCCTGAAGGCGTGTATGTAGACTGCACCTTTGGGGGTGGAGGACACTCGCGCGGAATTTTGGAAAAATTGAACGAAAATGGAAAACTTTTCGCCTTTGACCAAGACTTGGATGCCGTGAAAAATCAATTTGAAGATTCTCGTTTTCAATTGATTCTGTCTAATTTCAGGTTCATCAAAAATCAGTTGAAGTTTTACGGAATTACACAAGTTGATGGCGTTTTGGCAGATTTAGGCGTTTCTTCGCACCAATTCGATACCGCAACGCGTGGCTTTTCTACCCGATTTGAAGGAAGACTAGACATGCGCATGAACCAAAACCAATCTAAATCAGCCTGGGAAGTAGTAAACCAATATCCGGAAAAGGATTTAGGCATTATTCTTAAAAATTATGGCGAAATTAAGCAAGGGTTTAAATGGGCAAATATTATCGCCACCGCGAGAAAAAATACCCCGATTGACACGACGCAAGATTTAAAAGAAGTGCTATCGCCCGTGATCCCAAAACACAAGGAAAACAAACTTTTAGCACAACTGTTCCAAGCTTTAAGAATTGAAGTAAACGATGAACTAAAAGCGCTTGAAGATATGCTTATGCAAATGGAAGACATCATTAAGCCAGAAGGTAGATTGGTCGTGATCTCTTACCACTCTCTCGAGGATCGATTGGTTAAAAATTACATCAAAAAAGGAATGTTTCAAGGTGAACCCGAGCGCGATTTGTACGGCAATTGGTATGCTCCATTCAAGCCATTGCAATCCAAAGTGATTTTGGCTAGTGAGGAAGAAGTTGAAGAAAACCCACGCGCTCGAAGTGCTAAATTAAGAATAGGAATTAGAAATCATGGCTAA
- a CDS encoding FtsL-like putative cell division protein encodes MAKNKTEKKVTIQDILKGKFLVEEGSFQHWKFMAFLAGLALISIISSHYADKKVVKIKALQTNVSNLKSEYAFVHKQLMQHQMRSHVAEIVIKDSIKNSTVQPYRMIEK; translated from the coding sequence ATGGCTAAAAATAAGACAGAAAAAAAGGTTACAATTCAAGATATATTGAAAGGTAAATTCTTGGTAGAAGAAGGCTCTTTTCAACATTGGAAATTTATGGCTTTTTTAGCAGGTCTAGCCCTGATTAGCATCATTAGCTCACACTATGCCGATAAAAAAGTAGTGAAAATAAAAGCACTACAAACCAATGTTTCCAATCTAAAATCAGAATACGCTTTCGTGCATAAGCAACTTATGCAACACCAAATGCGTAGCCATGTAGCAGAGATTGTAATCAAAGACAGCATCAAGAACTCTACCGTTCAACCTTATAGAATGATTGAAAAATAA
- a CDS encoding penicillin-binding protein, which yields MISKEKNLIFRGIIVSVGLAIISLGVGYKLANLQIDPSERKKFEEFAEKTNFREAVIPAQRGNLYAADGSLLATSVKIYDIAIDGKAMRQNLIDTELNGLSDSLHVLFGKPANYYAQLVLNAKAQNKQYVKLARGINFQQLRRLKTFPIFNAGQIKGGLIVDERLVRERSVKDIGSRTLGYVKDSIKVGLEGAYNELLAGKDGKRLEQRMGGGNWKPINVSTEINAEEGYDVVTTIDIPLQNVAYNALYDQLTQYEAEYGCIVIMEVKTGEIKAIANLTRLKDGNYADIQNFAVGEASEPGSTIKTLSLLAALKEGVVDTATTVQTGGGRAKLYGRIISDSHGYGTINVRQVLEKSSNIGTAKVITKAYQDKPEKFMNIITKEWKMGEPLGVDIPGEAKPFFPDPNKKSWSKQSLSSVSFGYESKITPLQILTFYNGIANNGVMLKPLFVKEIRKKGALIKKFEPTIRVPKMAQDSTIRKMQNMLASVMKRGTGRSFNNKEYPSAGKTGTARVEYWIKNQPIQYRASFCGYFPAAAPKYSCYVMVHKPSRKKGFYGGTVAGPIFKAIADYVYINTPKTYFAENKIQKANSENPHGFVLKNNKIPNLKGKLAYEVIPALENAGLKVSYTGMGKVVNQSLPEGTIIKKGTHIQLALSHL from the coding sequence ATGATTAGCAAAGAGAAAAATTTAATATTTAGAGGAATTATCGTTTCCGTGGGGCTAGCCATTATATCTCTTGGGGTGGGCTACAAGCTTGCCAATTTACAAATAGACCCAAGCGAAAGAAAGAAATTCGAAGAGTTTGCTGAAAAAACAAATTTCCGCGAAGCGGTAATCCCTGCTCAAAGAGGAAATTTGTATGCCGCAGACGGAAGCCTCCTAGCTACATCTGTGAAAATTTATGACATTGCTATCGATGGCAAGGCAATGCGCCAAAATTTAATCGATACCGAACTTAATGGATTAAGCGATTCCTTACATGTTCTGTTTGGAAAACCTGCCAACTATTACGCTCAACTTGTACTTAACGCCAAAGCGCAAAACAAACAATATGTAAAATTAGCCAGAGGAATAAATTTTCAACAACTTAGAAGGCTAAAAACTTTCCCTATTTTTAACGCTGGACAAATTAAAGGAGGGCTTATCGTAGACGAAAGACTCGTAAGAGAACGCTCAGTAAAAGACATAGGCTCAAGAACGCTTGGTTATGTAAAAGACAGCATCAAAGTAGGACTTGAAGGTGCTTACAATGAGCTTCTTGCAGGCAAAGACGGAAAAAGACTTGAGCAAAGAATGGGAGGAGGCAATTGGAAGCCCATCAATGTGAGCACTGAAATAAACGCAGAAGAGGGATACGATGTGGTAACCACTATAGACATCCCGCTACAGAACGTAGCCTACAACGCTCTATATGATCAACTTACACAATACGAAGCTGAATATGGCTGTATTGTAATTATGGAAGTTAAAACAGGTGAAATCAAAGCCATCGCAAATTTAACCCGCCTGAAGGATGGAAACTATGCGGACATTCAAAATTTTGCTGTAGGCGAAGCTAGCGAACCAGGCTCTACAATCAAAACTTTATCTCTGCTCGCAGCACTTAAAGAAGGAGTTGTAGACACCGCCACCACAGTGCAAACGGGAGGAGGAAGAGCCAAACTATATGGGCGTATCATTAGCGACTCTCATGGATATGGGACCATCAATGTTCGTCAGGTTTTAGAAAAATCATCTAACATAGGCACAGCTAAGGTGATTACAAAAGCATACCAAGATAAACCTGAAAAATTCATGAATATCATAACCAAAGAATGGAAAATGGGAGAACCACTTGGCGTGGACATACCAGGGGAAGCTAAACCTTTCTTCCCTGATCCAAACAAAAAATCTTGGAGCAAACAATCGCTTTCATCTGTTTCATTTGGTTATGAAAGTAAAATTACTCCATTGCAGATACTCACTTTCTACAACGGAATTGCCAACAATGGTGTAATGCTAAAACCTTTATTTGTCAAAGAAATTCGCAAAAAAGGCGCATTAATTAAAAAGTTTGAGCCCACCATACGCGTACCAAAAATGGCACAGGATTCAACCATTCGAAAAATGCAAAACATGCTCGCCTCCGTAATGAAACGCGGAACAGGTCGCTCATTCAACAATAAAGAGTACCCATCAGCAGGAAAAACAGGAACTGCACGCGTTGAATACTGGATAAAAAATCAGCCTATACAGTACCGAGCCTCATTTTGTGGCTATTTCCCTGCAGCCGCACCTAAATATTCTTGCTACGTTATGGTACACAAGCCCTCTCGCAAAAAAGGTTTTTATGGTGGTACCGTTGCGGGGCCCATCTTTAAAGCTATAGCAGACTATGTTTATATAAACACCCCAAAAACATATTTTGCCGAGAACAAAATACAAAAAGCAAACAGCGAAAATCCACACGGATTTGTACTAAAAAACAACAAAATTCCGAATTTAAAAGGAAAATTGGCCTACGAAGTAATTCCAGCATTAGAAAACGCAGGACTCAAAGTAAGCTACACAGGCATGGGAAAGGTTGTAAACCAATCACTCCCAGAAGGGACAATAATTAAAAAAGGAACTCACATTCAATTAGCACTCAGTCATTTATGA